The nucleotide sequence ATAAGGCCCTCTTGAGTCGTCTCGTGAAATTTCAACTTCGTTCATGATTTGATCTCATCTCACCTGACAGAAAGGTCACAACAACAGCAAATCACCAAGAAAGAAAGTACGGGTGTACAGGACCAACGGAAAATCCTGTCTTCGCCGACCGTCGCCAGAAAACATGCTCACTTCGTTGGACCACCCGGCGAGAGCCCCGGAGAAGTCGCTGCGATTCTCGCAGACTTGTAGCCTCCTCAGCCAGTACTTGAAGGAGAACGGCTCCTTGGGCGATCTCAGTTTAGGTACGCTCGCTGCTGCTCCTTTTCGTTTGTTCGGTTATCTCGTTTTTCCGAGAAATCGCGTTATGTTTTCGGTTGAGATCCACAATTCTGAGTTCGTTTTAAATCTTTGGATATCTTAATTCCGGATTTGTTGTTCAATTTTGGTCCGCATAATGTCTTCCAAACAGGCTCTTAGTTCAATTTTACCTTTGAAACTGATCCGTAATGTACCCTTTTTTGGCTTAATCTTCGAGTTCCTCCGGAATCTTTGGATACCTTCTTCCGGATTTGTTCAATTTTGTTCTGCCTGTTCTCCTCCAAACAGGCTCATAGTTGAATTTTTCCGTTGTAACTGATCCCAAATGTCTCGCTCCTTGCCTAATCTCCTGATTTTGTTACGGAATCGGTTTTACATATTCGAACTTCTACttgttatatatgtgtgctatATATTTATGGATTTAAAGTTGCTTTTATGAGATAATAGATCTAACGATGTTTCGCTTTCTGCTTGGAAATGTTGCAGGCATCCCCGGAGCATTCCGCCAAACAGCGACAACCCCTCCTACGATGAATTTGTTCCCCGTGGCTAAGCAAACGGTTGAAGTTCCCGGTGCTGCGGCCCCCAATGAGGCAACTATGGATTTATTTCCCCAGCATTCTGGCTTCATTCCCAGGAAAAGACTCCCCAAGAAAGTTGATTCCGTTTCCAGGTGAGCTAAAGTCTCATTACTCGTTTAGcgccccccccctcccccccccccaaaaaaaaggaaCTATGTACTCTCTCCCCCTCTGTGCCCTGATTAGGGTTCAGATTCTTACGATTGTATTAGTCTTCcattaaattagattattatGCTATGAAGTAATCATAGTAATAAGATAGAtaatatgaatttaatttttgatgtatTAAGAATTTAAATTCTGTAAATAAAATAGGGTACCATCAGCGATTTTACTTTCGAATGAAGCGACCGCTTTCAAGATGCTTGATGATTTCAAGCTGTAAAGTGGCTGTTTCATTATcgaacaaataataataataattttatgatCACCAACCAACCAACTATCATCACCGTATATAAAAATGACTGTCCAATTAGAATTCATGCCTTGCATCAAAGGTTTGATAagtagttgttgttgttgtatgctCTACCATCTAGCTATTTGATGTTCATTCCTGTAAAACTATATGGTTGCTTGATCTTGTTTAAGCTGAAGATAAATCATAACCCATTTGCAGTGTAAACAAAAGTAGTAAGTCGGAGCCAGAAACTGCCCAAATGACCATATTCTATGCCGGGCAAGTGGTTGTGATAGACGATTTACCAGCGGATAAAGCCAAGGAAGTTGTGCTCTTAGCTAGGAGAGCAAGCTCTCATAATCTGGGCGCCTTGGCATCGACATCGGTTCAAAAGCCCATTGAAACTAGCTCGAATGTCGTGGCTAATCTTGGCGCCGACATCAACCAAGATCACGGCCAAGGCACTCCGCAGTCCATTGCTACAGGTAAATTAATCTTGGCCGTACTAGATCTAGACATCTTTCATGTGGAGAAGAATTGAgatgtatattttgattaaaatg is from Diospyros lotus cultivar Yz01 chromosome 2, ASM1463336v1, whole genome shotgun sequence and encodes:
- the LOC127793838 gene encoding protein TIFY 10A-like encodes the protein MLTSLDHPARAPEKSLRFSQTCSLLSQYLKENGSLGDLSLGIPGAFRQTATTPPTMNLFPVAKQTVEVPGAAAPNEATMDLFPQHSGFIPRKRLPKKVDSVSSVNKSSKSEPETAQMTIFYAGQVVVIDDLPADKAKEVVLLARRASSHNLGALASTSVQKPIETSSNVVANLGADINQDHGQGTPQSIATDLPIARKASLTRFLEKRKDRITSRAPYQTSKASSPPKPAESKWWLGLAAQSPEQLERTL